A genomic window from Brevibacillus agri includes:
- a CDS encoding arsenic resistance protein, which produces MISREQLEKNQVWLYAFVLVIAAGFGLLWPESGESLDRTISFVLAILMYGMFAQIPFFRLKEALSNRKFMYALLLVNYIAVPVLVWGLTRFLPADPAILLGVFLVLLTPCIDYVIVFTHLGRGNEKLVLVSTPILFVTQMLFLPVYLWLFMGEKAAEIVSVGPFLEAFFGLIVDPLILALLTQWWSTRQPRGERFLDATAWLPVPFMALTLFVVVASQIAKLYSSFDSIIQVIPVYAAYMAITPIIARIISHLFRLDTGAGRALIFSAGTRNSLVVLPFALALPEPLNGVASAVIVTQTIVELIGELVYIRLVPKVLLRGAEGIAKKQK; this is translated from the coding sequence ATGATTTCAAGAGAACAATTAGAAAAGAATCAAGTGTGGCTTTATGCGTTCGTGCTCGTGATTGCTGCTGGATTCGGGTTGTTATGGCCAGAATCAGGCGAGAGCCTTGATCGTACGATTTCGTTCGTGCTTGCCATCTTGATGTATGGAATGTTTGCCCAAATCCCTTTTTTTCGTTTAAAAGAGGCACTCTCGAATCGAAAGTTTATGTATGCGCTCCTTCTCGTCAACTACATAGCCGTACCAGTCCTTGTCTGGGGGTTAACGCGGTTTCTTCCGGCCGATCCAGCAATCTTGTTAGGGGTATTTCTTGTTTTGCTTACCCCCTGCATTGACTATGTGATTGTCTTCACCCATCTTGGGCGTGGGAACGAGAAACTCGTGTTGGTTTCAACCCCGATCCTTTTTGTCACCCAAATGCTTTTTTTGCCCGTTTATCTATGGCTTTTTATGGGCGAGAAAGCAGCAGAAATCGTGAGTGTCGGGCCATTTCTCGAAGCGTTTTTCGGGCTTATTGTCGACCCGCTGATTCTTGCTCTACTTACGCAATGGTGGTCAACAAGACAACCACGGGGAGAACGGTTTCTTGATGCAACAGCATGGCTGCCTGTGCCTTTTATGGCGCTAACGCTTTTTGTTGTCGTTGCCTCGCAAATTGCCAAACTGTATAGCTCTTTTGATTCGATCATCCAAGTGATTCCTGTCTATGCAGCATATATGGCGATTACACCGATTATTGCGCGGATTATTTCCCATCTATTCCGTTTGGATACCGGAGCAGGGCGAGCTTTGATTTTTAGTGCAGGCACGCGTAACTCTCTGGTCGTTCTTCCGTTTGCACTGGCGCTGCCGGAACCGCTAAACGGAGTGGCGTCGGCAGTGATCGTGACGCAAACCATTGTAGAGCTGATTGGGGAGCTAGTATATATTCGGCTGGTTCCAAAGGTGCTTTTGCGAGGGGCGGAGGGAATTGCGAAGAAACAAAAGTGA
- the glnA gene encoding type I glutamate--ammonia ligase: MSKYTREDIMRLAQEEDVRYIRLQFTDLLGIIKNVEIPLSQLPKALDNKMMFDGSSIEGFVRIEESDMYLVPDLDTWVVFPWGNEHGKVARLICDIYMPDGSPFEGDPRYILKRALKEAEEMGFSAFNVGPEPEFFLFKLNEKGDPTLDLNDQGGYFDFAPLDTGENCRRDIVLTLEKMGFEIEASHHEVAPGQHEIDFKYANALQAADQILTFKLVVKTIAQKHGLHATFMPKPLYGVAGSGMHANQSLFRGNENAFYDETDEMGLSQTAKHYLAGILQHARGFTAITNPLVNSYKRLVPGYEAPCYVAWSAKNRSPLIRIPASRGMGTRIEVRSPDPATNPYLALAVMLKAGLDGIKNKVTVPPAIDRNIYVMTEEEREANGIVNLPATLKEAIECLKADPVICEALGEHALVHFIEAKEIEWDMFRTRVHDWEREQYMSTY, encoded by the coding sequence GTGAGCAAGTACACAAGAGAAGACATTATGCGATTGGCCCAGGAAGAGGACGTGAGATACATCCGCCTGCAGTTTACTGACCTGCTGGGGATTATCAAAAACGTGGAGATTCCTCTGTCCCAACTGCCAAAAGCGTTGGACAACAAAATGATGTTTGACGGTTCTTCCATCGAAGGGTTTGTTCGTATCGAGGAATCGGATATGTATCTGGTACCGGACCTGGACACCTGGGTTGTATTCCCGTGGGGCAACGAGCATGGGAAAGTTGCACGTCTGATCTGTGATATCTATATGCCGGATGGCTCTCCGTTCGAGGGTGACCCTCGCTATATTTTGAAGCGCGCGTTGAAAGAAGCAGAAGAAATGGGCTTCTCTGCGTTCAACGTGGGACCAGAACCTGAATTCTTCCTGTTCAAGCTCAACGAAAAAGGCGATCCTACGCTCGATCTGAACGACCAAGGCGGCTACTTCGACTTCGCTCCGCTCGACACCGGCGAAAACTGCCGTCGCGACATCGTATTGACCCTGGAAAAAATGGGCTTTGAAATCGAAGCTTCCCACCACGAAGTAGCGCCAGGCCAACACGAAATCGACTTCAAATACGCGAACGCGCTGCAAGCAGCAGACCAGATTTTGACTTTCAAGCTGGTTGTAAAAACGATCGCGCAAAAACACGGCCTGCATGCAACCTTCATGCCAAAACCGCTCTACGGTGTGGCAGGCTCCGGTATGCACGCGAACCAATCCCTGTTCCGCGGCAACGAAAATGCGTTCTACGACGAGACAGACGAAATGGGCCTGAGCCAAACAGCGAAGCATTACCTCGCAGGTATTTTGCAGCACGCTCGCGGCTTCACAGCGATCACCAATCCGCTCGTGAACTCGTACAAACGTCTGGTACCTGGCTATGAAGCACCTTGCTACGTGGCATGGTCGGCGAAAAACCGCTCTCCATTGATCCGTATCCCAGCCTCCCGCGGCATGGGAACCCGTATCGAAGTGCGCAGCCCAGACCCGGCAACAAACCCGTACCTCGCTTTGGCTGTCATGCTGAAAGCCGGCCTGGACGGCATCAAAAACAAAGTGACTGTACCACCAGCGATCGACCGCAACATCTACGTGATGACCGAAGAAGAGCGCGAAGCAAACGGCATCGTCAACCTGCCAGCTACGCTCAAGGAAGCGATCGAGTGCCTGAAAGCCGATCCAGTAATCTGCGAAGCCCTGGGCGAGCACGCGCTGGTACACTTCATCGAAGCAAAAGAAATCGAGTGGGATATGTTCCGCACACGCGTCCACGACTGGGAGCGCGAGCAGTACATGAGCACTTACTAA
- a CDS encoding aminotransferase class I/II-fold pyridoxal phosphate-dependent enzyme — translation MFQYFSHGEKLRPLVLEVEATISERHRQISALVDTNQLKVLRSFQKHEVNEFHFSPSTGYGYDDSGRATLESIYADVFGGEAALVRPHIISGTHAIAISLFGMLRPGDDLLYITGKPYDTLEEVVGVRGEGQGSLKDYGIGYGFVPLTPEGEIDFLAVAQAITPNTKVIGIQRSRGYADRPSFTIAKIREMIRAVKEMKPDVIVFVDNCYGEFTEEQEPLHVGADIMAGSLIKNPGGGLVKTGGYIVGREDLVKLASYRMAAPGIGAEGGASLYSLLEMYQGFFLAPHVVGEALKGAVFSSALLERLGFQTNPLWHEPRTDLIQSVAFGSAERLIAFCQGIQKAAPVDSHVTPYPSEMPGYADPVIMAAGTFIQGASIEFSADGPIRPPYLGFVQGGLTYSHVKVGILTALNGMLEKGLLDLPEK, via the coding sequence ATGTTTCAATACTTTTCCCACGGAGAAAAGCTTCGTCCGCTCGTACTGGAAGTAGAAGCGACGATCTCCGAAAGACATCGTCAAATTTCCGCGCTCGTGGACACCAATCAGTTGAAGGTGTTGCGGTCTTTTCAAAAGCATGAAGTAAACGAGTTTCACTTTTCACCGTCAACCGGCTACGGCTACGACGATTCCGGGCGGGCTACGCTGGAATCAATCTACGCAGACGTTTTTGGCGGAGAGGCGGCACTGGTTCGGCCGCACATTATTTCCGGCACGCACGCGATTGCCATTTCCTTGTTCGGCATGTTGCGTCCTGGCGACGACTTGCTCTACATCACGGGCAAACCGTACGACACCTTGGAGGAGGTCGTGGGGGTTCGCGGCGAAGGACAAGGCTCGCTCAAAGACTACGGCATCGGGTACGGCTTCGTGCCGCTGACGCCTGAGGGCGAGATTGATTTTCTCGCGGTAGCGCAAGCGATCACGCCGAATACAAAAGTAATCGGCATCCAGCGTTCGCGCGGCTACGCGGATCGTCCGTCCTTCACGATCGCCAAAATCCGGGAAATGATTCGCGCTGTCAAAGAAATGAAGCCGGATGTGATCGTCTTTGTCGACAACTGCTACGGCGAATTTACGGAAGAGCAGGAGCCGCTGCACGTGGGCGCGGACATCATGGCCGGCTCCCTGATTAAAAACCCGGGCGGCGGGCTGGTCAAAACGGGCGGCTACATCGTCGGCCGGGAAGACCTCGTCAAGCTTGCTTCGTACCGGATGGCAGCGCCAGGCATCGGTGCGGAGGGCGGAGCTTCGCTGTACTCGCTGCTGGAAATGTACCAAGGCTTTTTCCTTGCGCCGCACGTCGTCGGCGAAGCGCTCAAAGGCGCGGTGTTTTCATCGGCTCTCTTGGAGCGCCTCGGCTTTCAGACAAACCCGCTCTGGCACGAGCCGCGGACAGACTTGATTCAGTCTGTCGCCTTTGGCAGTGCCGAGCGACTGATTGCCTTTTGCCAAGGGATTCAAAAGGCAGCCCCGGTCGACTCACACGTGACGCCGTATCCGAGCGAAATGCCCGGCTACGCAGACCCGGTCATCATGGCTGCGGGGACGTTCATTCAAGGGGCGAGCATCGAGTTTTCCGCAGATGGCCCGATTCGTCCCCCGTACCTCGGCTTCGTGCAGGGCGGTTTGACGTATTCGCACGTCAAAGTGGGGATTTTAACGGCATTGAACGGCATGCTGGAAAAAGGCTTGCTCGACCTGCCTGAAAAGTAA
- the hflX gene encoding GTPase HflX — protein sequence MNELIKTKETAILVGCYLDGRDEERTRLSMEELHELAETAGVEVLDVVTQNRDRIDSAWYLGTGKIDEIAEKAHELDVDVIIFNDELSPSQTRNLDKIFDCKVIDRTQLILDIFAGRAQSREGKIQVELAQYNYLLPRLAGQGKQLSRLGGGIGTRGPGESKLESDRRHIRKRISELKQQLDDTVRTRQLHRERRKKNNVFQIALVGYTNAGKSTILNQLTQANTLQEDKLFATLDPTTRQLVLPSGLEVLLTDTVGFIQDLPTSLVAAFRSTLEGVKEADLILHVVDSHHPDLRVHMEVVDKILRELKAEEIPQLVVFNKADLLTEGAYLPHADESILVSAIREEDQQRLLARIEQFVLSSYNEMKLRVPVERGDILSLLHREGVEMEQQFSEEEESYLVTVRVNRDNPIYGKIAPFLLDKPETVEESW from the coding sequence GTGAACGAACTTATCAAAACAAAAGAAACTGCGATCTTGGTCGGGTGCTACCTGGATGGCCGTGATGAGGAACGGACGCGTCTCTCCATGGAAGAACTGCACGAGCTGGCTGAAACGGCTGGCGTCGAAGTGCTCGATGTCGTGACGCAAAACAGAGATCGAATCGACTCTGCCTGGTATTTGGGGACGGGCAAGATTGATGAAATTGCCGAAAAGGCGCATGAGCTGGATGTGGACGTCATCATTTTCAACGATGAGCTGTCCCCGAGTCAGACGCGCAATCTGGACAAAATTTTTGATTGCAAGGTCATTGACCGGACCCAGCTCATTCTCGATATTTTCGCGGGGCGAGCGCAGTCGCGCGAAGGGAAGATTCAGGTCGAGCTGGCCCAGTACAACTATTTGCTGCCGCGTCTTGCGGGCCAGGGCAAGCAGCTTTCCCGGCTCGGGGGCGGAATCGGGACGCGCGGTCCGGGTGAATCCAAGCTGGAAAGCGACCGCCGCCACATTCGCAAGCGGATCAGCGAGCTGAAGCAGCAGTTGGACGACACGGTCCGGACGAGACAGCTCCATAGGGAACGCCGCAAGAAAAACAACGTGTTCCAGATTGCGCTGGTCGGCTATACGAACGCGGGCAAGTCGACGATCCTCAACCAGTTGACACAGGCCAACACGTTGCAGGAAGATAAGCTGTTTGCCACGCTGGACCCGACGACCCGCCAGCTCGTGCTGCCGAGCGGCCTGGAAGTGCTGCTGACGGATACAGTCGGCTTCATTCAAGATTTGCCGACGAGCCTTGTCGCCGCTTTTCGCTCCACACTGGAGGGCGTGAAGGAAGCCGACCTGATTTTGCATGTCGTCGACAGCCACCACCCGGATTTGCGCGTGCACATGGAAGTCGTGGACAAAATTTTGCGCGAGCTGAAAGCAGAAGAAATCCCGCAGCTCGTCGTATTCAACAAGGCGGACTTGCTGACCGAAGGCGCCTACCTGCCGCATGCAGACGAATCCATTCTCGTCTCTGCCATTCGCGAAGAAGATCAGCAACGGCTTTTGGCGAGGATCGAACAATTTGTGCTTTCCTCTTATAATGAAATGAAGCTGCGCGTCCCGGTCGAGCGCGGGGACATTTTGTCGCTCTTGCACCGCGAAGGCGTGGAGATGGAGCAGCAATTTAGCGAAGAGGAAGAATCGTACCTGGTCACCGTGCGCGTGAACCGGGACAATCCGATCTACGGCAAGATCGCTCCTTTTCTCCTGGACAAACCAGAGACTGTTGAAGAGAGTTGGTAA
- a CDS encoding MerR family transcriptional regulator, whose translation MSGLSIGQLAARAGVNASTLRYYESVGLLPAPERQNGQRRYDEQLLERISFIKIAQQTGFSIQEIAILLEGFETSGPLSERWEQMAKQKRSQLEERKKQLDWMIQILDSGLSCKCLTWSECLKKIETTGSR comes from the coding sequence ATGTCTGGACTTAGCATTGGGCAACTTGCGGCAAGGGCAGGGGTAAACGCATCGACGCTGCGTTACTATGAATCCGTTGGCTTGCTTCCTGCTCCGGAACGTCAAAATGGGCAACGCCGGTACGATGAACAACTACTCGAACGTATCAGTTTTATCAAGATCGCGCAGCAAACAGGCTTTAGCATCCAGGAAATCGCGATTTTGCTAGAAGGTTTTGAAACCAGTGGACCACTGTCTGAGCGCTGGGAACAAATGGCGAAGCAGAAACGCTCCCAACTTGAGGAAAGAAAAAAACAGCTTGATTGGATGATACAAATATTAGACAGCGGGCTAAGCTGCAAATGCCTTACGTGGTCGGAATGCCTGAAAAAAATAGAAACTACGGGTTCGCGATAG
- a CDS encoding MerR family transcriptional regulator, producing the protein MSDDLRRNMALFPIGIVMKLTDLTARQIRYYEQNDLIQPARTEGKQRLFSFNDVDRLLEIKELIEKGLNIAGIKQVLKLQEPVTEPTEITQTSEGKRKDMSDKELHQLLRQQIMYRNAARPGEDALIRGELSRFFH; encoded by the coding sequence ATGAGTGATGACCTTCGCCGGAATATGGCCCTCTTTCCCATTGGGATCGTCATGAAGCTGACCGATCTCACTGCGAGACAGATTCGCTACTACGAGCAAAATGACCTGATTCAACCGGCTCGCACGGAAGGGAAGCAGCGGCTTTTCTCCTTCAATGATGTAGACCGACTGTTGGAGATCAAGGAACTGATCGAAAAAGGACTCAACATTGCCGGCATCAAGCAAGTGCTGAAGCTGCAAGAACCGGTCACCGAGCCGACGGAGATTACGCAAACGTCCGAAGGCAAGCGCAAGGACATGTCTGACAAGGAACTGCACCAGTTGCTCAGACAACAGATCATGTATCGCAATGCTGCCCGCCCAGGCGAGGACGCATTGATTCGTGGAGAGCTATCCCGCTTCTTCCACTGA